One part of the Paramormyrops kingsleyae isolate MSU_618 chromosome 2, PKINGS_0.4, whole genome shotgun sequence genome encodes these proteins:
- the LOC111858658 gene encoding protein SCAI: MTGIGAEDDVPLCERKTITDFCYLLDKSKQLFNGLRDLPQYGHKQWQSYFGRTFDVYTKLWKFQQQHRQVLDTRYGLKRWQIGEVASKIGQLYYHYYLRTSETSYLNEAFSFYSAIRQRSYYYQVNKEDRPELVVKKLRYYARYIVVCLLLNKMDLVKMLVKELSEEIEEYTQRFSTEDQLEWNLVLQEVTAFVEADPVMILTNDNAVVITSNRLHEGGVPQLEPGMVVGQLALADALIIGNCNNQVKFSELTIDMFRMLQALEREPVTLATQSNKTGTLEPSEKPPKRENPHKYLLYKPTFSQVYTFLSASFKELPANSVLLLYLSATGVFPNGRGEYDGPYDLGGVLTSNNRDLVNGETVQRRNQAEKEMHCLHPGDLYPFTRKPLFVIVDSSNSMAYKNFLNLFGQPLVCLLSPTVYPKSLQDQSQRGSLFTLFLYSPIVAFVSVCGLSSLRQGLWEKAQEFLHLVYREVGQMITRSRSIDQAFLQFYGDEFLRLLLIRFVFCSAVLRLHKLFRDSRSYPESYPQLPKPDTVENSLLQKRVLELAAMLDVQSLFYSNTLDGF; this comes from the exons AGACCTTCCTCAGTACGGACACAAGCAGTGGCAGTCCTACTTTGGCCGCACCTTTGACGTCTACACTAAGCTGTGGAAGTTTCAGCAACAGCACAG GCAGGTGCTTGACACTCGTTATGGGTTGAAGAGGTGGCAGATTGGGGAGGTGGCATCCAAGATTGGCCAGCTGTACTACCACTACTA TTTACGCACGTCTGAAACCAGCTATCTGAATGAGGCCTTTTCCTTCTACTCGGCCATCCGGCAGAGATCCTACTATTATCAGGTCAACAAGGAGGACAG GCCGGAGCTGGTGGTGAAGAAACTGCGTTACTATGCCCGCTACATTGTGGTCTGCCTCCTGCTGAACAAAATGGACCTGGTAAAGATGCTTGTGAAG GAGCTGTCAGAGGAGATAGAGGAGTACACCCAGCGCTTTAGCACGGAGGACCAGCTGGAGTGGAACCTGGTGCTTCAAGAGGTGACCGCCTTTGTGGAG GCGGACCCAGTGATGATACTGACCAATGACAACGCGGTCGTGATCACATCCAACCGGCTGCATGAAGGGGGCGTGCCCCAGCTGGAGCCGGGCATGGTGGTTGGTCAGCTCGCCCTGGCTGACGCGCTCATCATCGGCAACTGCAACAATCAG GTGAAGTTCAGCGAGCTGACCATCGACATGTTCCGGATGCTGCAAGCCTTGGAGAGGGAGCCGGTGACCCTGGCAACACAGTCAAACAAGACCGGCACCCTG GAACCCAGTGAGAAACCACCTAAGCGGGAGAACCCTCACAAGTACCTGCTGTACAAACCCACCTTCAGCCAGGTGTACACCTTCTTATCTGCATCCTTCAAG GAGCTGCCAGCGAATAGCGTGCTGCTTCTCTACCTTTCTGCCACTGGAGTCTTCCCCAATGGACGCGGCGAATATGACG GGCCCTACGACCTAGGGGGTGTCCTCACCAGCAACAACCGTGACCTGGTCAACGGGGAGACGGTCCAGCGGAGAAACCAGGCAGAGAAAGAGATGCACTG TCTCCATCCAGGTGACCTGTATCCTTTCACCAGGAAGCCCCTCTTTGTTATTGTGGACTCATCCAACAGCATGGCCTACAAG AATTTCTTGAATCTTTTCGGACAGCCACTGGTGTGCCTGCTGTCACCCACAGTCTATCCCAAGAGTCTGCAAG ACCAATCACAGCGTGGCAGCCTCTTCACGCTCTTCCTGTACAGCCCCATAGTGGCCTTCGTCTCTGTGTGCGGCCTCAGTAGCCTAAGGCAGGGCCTGTGGGAAAAGGCCCAGGAGTTCCTGCACCTTGTGTACCGTGAAGTGGGCCAGATGATCACCCGCTCTCGCAGCATAG ACCAGGCCTTTCTGCAGTTCTATGGGGATGAATTCCTGCGACTTCTCCTCATCCGCTTTGTCTTCTGTTCAGCCGTCCTGAGGCTGCACAAGCTCTTCCGG GATTCCCGGAGTTACCCTGAGTCCTACCCCCAGCTTCCCAAGCCGGACACGGTTGAGAACAGTTTGCTGCAGAAGCGTGTGCTAGAGCTGGCAGCCATGTTGGATGTGCAGTCCCTCTTCTACAGCAACACCCTAGATGGCTTCTGA